One Triticum dicoccoides isolate Atlit2015 ecotype Zavitan chromosome 4B, WEW_v2.0, whole genome shotgun sequence genomic window carries:
- the LOC119294584 gene encoding FCS-Like Zinc finger 8-like isoform X2, translated as MLRNRSRRAVGAGGGGGGGLMPQPEPLAAAAAQSSSTSPRPYMALPQAGFLDGAEQGPSSSMSPTSILETKQFCCSALPPFLSERSLRKAHMEMAAPEPASVGLADVLREHGDAKAGGRKVVFGSQLRIQVPSGRAAELVSSPIEFGVKNRDAVLSPARRFLPEVVSSPTARVFAAGVAPGEAAMSEDYTCVISRGPNPRTRHIFDDCIVESCGDALVDKADSGPGGDAVPASGSLSSCHACRRQLAGHANDTFIHRGGRAFCSDECRYQEMIFDEAVDNLR; from the exons ATGCTGCGCAACAGATCGAGGAGAGCGGTTGGTGCCGGAGGCGGGGGCGGAGGAGGTCTGATGCCTCAACCtgagcccctcgccgccgccgctgctcagtCTTCTTCTACTTCCCCGAGGCCgtacatggcgctgccgcaggccggGTTCCTGGACGGCGCGGAGCAGGGGCCGTCCTCCTCCATGAGCCCCACCTCCATTCTCGAGACCAAGCAGTTCTGCTGCTCCGCCCTGCCGCCCTTCCTCTCGGAGAGAAGCCTCAGGAAGGCGCACATGGAGATGGCTGCTCCGGAGCCGGCAAGCGTCGGCCTCGCCGACGTGCtccgggagcacggcgacgccaagGCCGGCGGCCGCAAGGTGGTGTTCGGCTCGCAGCTCAGGATCCAGGTCCCGTCCGGCAGGGCCGCAGAGCTGGTGTCCTCCCCGATAGAGTTCGGCGTCAAGAACCGGGACGCCGTGCTGTCCCCGGCCAGGAGGTTCCTGCCGGAGGTCGTGAGCTCGCCCACCGCCCGGGTGTTCGCCGCCGGCGTCGCCCCCGGGGAAGCGGCCATGTCGGAGGACTACACGTGCGTCATCTCCCGCGGCCCCAACCCGAGGACCAGGCACATCTTCGACGACTGCATAGTCGAGAGCTGCGGGGATGCGCTCGTCGACAAGGCGGACAGCGGACCGGGCGGCGACGCCGTGCCGGCGAGCGGTTCCTTGAGCTCTTGCCATGCATGCCGCAGGCAACTTGCAGGGCATGCCAATGATACCTTCATCCATCG ggGTGGCAGAGCATTCTGCAGCGACGAGTGCCGGTACCAGGAAATGATCTTCGACGAGGCGGTGGACAACCTGCGCTAG
- the LOC119294584 gene encoding FCS-Like Zinc finger 8-like isoform X1 translates to MVGPWSWPACSTGAPSVRPPEGMLRNRSRRAVGAGGGGGGGLMPQPEPLAAAAAQSSSTSPRPYMALPQAGFLDGAEQGPSSSMSPTSILETKQFCCSALPPFLSERSLRKAHMEMAAPEPASVGLADVLREHGDAKAGGRKVVFGSQLRIQVPSGRAAELVSSPIEFGVKNRDAVLSPARRFLPEVVSSPTARVFAAGVAPGEAAMSEDYTCVISRGPNPRTRHIFDDCIVESCGDALVDKADSGPGGDAVPASGSLSSCHACRRQLAGHANDTFIHRGGRAFCSDECRYQEMIFDEAVDNLR, encoded by the exons ATGGTTGGTCCTTGGTCATGGCCTGCCTGCTCCACAGGTGCTCCGTCCGTCCGTCCGCCCGAGGGGATGCTGCGCAACAGATCGAGGAGAGCGGTTGGTGCCGGAGGCGGGGGCGGAGGAGGTCTGATGCCTCAACCtgagcccctcgccgccgccgctgctcagtCTTCTTCTACTTCCCCGAGGCCgtacatggcgctgccgcaggccggGTTCCTGGACGGCGCGGAGCAGGGGCCGTCCTCCTCCATGAGCCCCACCTCCATTCTCGAGACCAAGCAGTTCTGCTGCTCCGCCCTGCCGCCCTTCCTCTCGGAGAGAAGCCTCAGGAAGGCGCACATGGAGATGGCTGCTCCGGAGCCGGCAAGCGTCGGCCTCGCCGACGTGCtccgggagcacggcgacgccaagGCCGGCGGCCGCAAGGTGGTGTTCGGCTCGCAGCTCAGGATCCAGGTCCCGTCCGGCAGGGCCGCAGAGCTGGTGTCCTCCCCGATAGAGTTCGGCGTCAAGAACCGGGACGCCGTGCTGTCCCCGGCCAGGAGGTTCCTGCCGGAGGTCGTGAGCTCGCCCACCGCCCGGGTGTTCGCCGCCGGCGTCGCCCCCGGGGAAGCGGCCATGTCGGAGGACTACACGTGCGTCATCTCCCGCGGCCCCAACCCGAGGACCAGGCACATCTTCGACGACTGCATAGTCGAGAGCTGCGGGGATGCGCTCGTCGACAAGGCGGACAGCGGACCGGGCGGCGACGCCGTGCCGGCGAGCGGTTCCTTGAGCTCTTGCCATGCATGCCGCAGGCAACTTGCAGGGCATGCCAATGATACCTTCATCCATCG ggGTGGCAGAGCATTCTGCAGCGACGAGTGCCGGTACCAGGAAATGATCTTCGACGAGGCGGTGGACAACCTGCGCTAG
- the LOC119292424 gene encoding uncharacterized protein LOC119292424 — MEHQRREPAPETEVTLREFTEADAEALFAWASDPRVVLFQRREAYARVDEARRYIRDYVLPHPWYRAICLGAVAVGSISVKPCGPAGEEEGASSWRASLGYRVAHGYWGRGVATRAVRMAAAAAAFAEWRWLARLEAVADVENPASQRVLEKAGFVREGLLRRYVVLKGRPRDMVMFSVVRSDRAPKLRVTEPFELNKDRGRRGAMDLDDGDARRQKEAEGPVVSLRPLGLADVDDFMAWASDDRVMRHLKRPLCATREQAVAQIRDTVLGHPWFRAICVAGRPVGQVSVWPYPDDGGHRANLGYALAHGHWGRGVASAAIRMVVGRVFEDLPGLGRLEAVTDVGNARSQRALEKAGFHREGVLRSYIVRPGAGAGEAVDAAVYSFLSSDPRPPLA, encoded by the exons ATGGAGCACCAGCGACGGGAGCCGGCGCCGGAGACGGAGGTCACCCTGCGCGAGTTCACCGAGGCCGACGCGGAGGCGCTCTTCGCGTGGGCGTCGGATCCGCGCGTGGTCCTCTTCCAGCGCCGCGAGGCCTACGCGCGCGTCGACGAGGCCCGCCGCTACATCCGCGACTACGTCCTCCCGCACCCGTGGTACCGCGCCATCTGCCTCGGCGCCGTGGCGGTGGGATCCATCTCCGTCAAGCCCTGCGGCCCCGCTGGGGAGGAGGAGGGCGCGTCGTCGTGGAGGGCGTCCCTGGGCTACCGCGTCGCGCACGGGTACTGGGGCCGCGGCGTCGCGACGCGCGCGGTGCggatggccgcggcggcggcggcgttcgcgGAGTGGCGGTGGCTGGCGCGGCTGGAGGCGGTGGCCGACGTGGAGAACCCGGCGTCGCAGCGGGTGCTGGAGAAGGCCGGGTTCGTCAGGGAGGGCCTGCTCCGGCGCTACGTCGTGCTCAAGGGCCGGCCCAGGGACATGGTCATGTTCAGCGTCGTCCGCTCGGATCGGGCGCCAAAATTACGAGTGACAGAACCATTTGAATTGAATAAGGA CAGAGGCAGGCGGGGAGCGATGGACCTTGACGACGGCGACGCGCGGCGGCAAAAGGAGGCGGAGGGCCCGGTGGTGTCGCTCCGGCCGCTGGGCCTGGCGGACGTGGACGACTTCATGGCGTGGGCGTCGGACGACCGCGTGATGCGCCACCTGAAGCGGCCCCTCTGCGCGACGAGGGAGCAGGCCGTGGCGCAGATCAGGGACACCGTGCTGGGCCACCCGTGGTTCCGCGCCATCTGCGTGGCGGGGCGCCCCGTGGGGCAGGTCTCCGTGTGGCCCTACCCCGACGACGGCGGCCACAGGGCCAACCTCGGCTACGCGCTCGCGCACGGCCACTGGGGCCGCGGCGTCGCCTCCGCCGCCATCAGGATG GTGGTTGGGAGGGTGTTCGAGGATCTGCCGGGGCTGGGGAGGCTGGAGGCGGTGACGGACGTCGGGAACGCGCGGTCGCAGCGGGCGCTGGAGAAGGCCGGGTTCCACAGGGAAGGGGTGCTGCGCAGCTACATCGTCCgccccggcgccggcgccggcgaggccGTGGACGCCGCGGTGTACAGCTTCTTGTCGTCCGACCCTCGTCCACCGCTCGCGTGA